From a region of the Candidatus Hydrogenedentota bacterium genome:
- a CDS encoding gamma-glutamyltransferase — MSEVPIRKEWLAGRNQNRSTVAGRHGMICTSQPLSSMAGVEMLKSGGNAIDAAVCASAMMSLVEPMSCGPGGDLFAIVWVEKDRKLFGLNASGRAPYDWNLDAAKALGLDQIPSQGPLAWSVPGCVSGWAALLNRFGSKSFSDILKPAIGYAREGFPVSPIIARSWPFPASYDTLAKTYMPGGKAPEFGDIFCNPALADTFEQIVKGGADAFYRGDIAERIVRFSASVGGKFSKRDFEDHTADWVEPISTNYRGFDV; from the coding sequence ATGAGTGAAGTTCCAATTCGCAAGGAATGGCTCGCAGGCCGCAACCAGAATCGCTCCACGGTCGCGGGTAGACACGGAATGATCTGTACCAGTCAACCCCTATCCAGCATGGCTGGCGTCGAAATGCTGAAATCCGGCGGCAACGCTATCGACGCCGCCGTGTGCGCCAGCGCAATGATGAGTCTCGTCGAGCCCATGAGTTGCGGTCCAGGCGGCGACCTCTTCGCGATCGTCTGGGTCGAGAAAGACAGGAAACTCTTCGGACTCAACGCGAGTGGCCGAGCGCCCTACGATTGGAACCTGGATGCCGCGAAGGCCCTCGGTCTGGATCAGATTCCTTCACAAGGGCCGTTGGCTTGGTCCGTGCCGGGCTGCGTAAGCGGGTGGGCCGCATTGCTGAATCGGTTTGGATCAAAGTCGTTTTCCGACATTCTAAAACCGGCCATTGGATATGCACGCGAAGGATTTCCCGTCTCACCGATCATTGCCCGATCGTGGCCATTCCCTGCCAGTTATGACACGCTGGCTAAAACGTATATGCCCGGCGGAAAGGCGCCCGAATTTGGAGATATTTTCTGCAACCCGGCGTTGGCCGATACCTTCGAGCAAATTGTGAAGGGCGGAGCCGATGCCTTTTACAGGGGCGACATCGCGGAGCGTATCGTGCGATTTTCCGCATCTGTCGGTGGCAAGTTCTCGAAACGAGATTTCGAAGACCACACTGCCGATTGGGTCGAACCAATTAGTACGAACTATCGCGGATTCGACGT